A stretch of the Thermus thermophilus genome encodes the following:
- the sdrP gene encoding Crp/Fnr family transcriptional regulator SdrP translates to MTQARETVSFKVGDVILYPGVPGPRDRAYRVLEGLVRLEAVDEEGNALTLRLVRPGGFFGEEALFGQERIYFAEAATDVRLEPLPENPDPELLKDLAQHLSQGLAEAYRRIERLATQRLKNRMAAALLELLETPLAHEEEGKVVLKATHDELAAAVGSVRETVTKVIGELAREGYIRSGYGKIQLLDLKGLKELAESRGQGR, encoded by the coding sequence ATGACCCAGGCGCGCGAGACCGTGAGCTTCAAGGTGGGGGACGTCATCCTCTACCCCGGGGTGCCGGGGCCCAGGGACCGGGCCTACCGGGTCCTCGAGGGCCTGGTGCGCCTGGAGGCGGTGGACGAGGAGGGGAACGCCCTCACCCTGCGCCTCGTCCGCCCCGGGGGCTTCTTCGGCGAAGAGGCCCTCTTCGGCCAGGAGCGCATCTACTTCGCCGAGGCCGCCACGGACGTCCGCCTCGAGCCCCTGCCGGAAAACCCCGACCCCGAGCTCCTCAAGGACCTCGCCCAGCACCTCTCCCAGGGCCTGGCCGAGGCCTACCGCCGGATTGAGCGCCTCGCCACCCAGCGCCTCAAGAACCGCATGGCCGCGGCCCTCCTGGAGCTTTTGGAGACCCCCTTGGCCCACGAGGAGGAGGGCAAGGTGGTGCTCAAGGCCACCCACGACGAGCTGGCGGCCGCGGTGGGGAGCGTCCGGGAAACGGTGACCAAGGTCATCGGGGAGCTCGCCCGGGAAGGGTACATCCGCTCCGGATACGGGAAGATCCAGCTTCTGGACCTCAAAGGGCTCAAGGAGCTCGCCGAAAGCCGGGGCCAGGGGCGCTAG
- a CDS encoding DUF502 domain-containing protein, which yields MRLRQRLITGLVTLLPLLVTLYLLGWVYTYSGAYIQAFLRLFGLEVPRAYQPFLPFVGLVLAAVLVYLVGTLAENYLGKRLIVSLERSLLLLPIVRDIYKAVQQIAHTLFGHQEVKFSRAAVIEYPRRGLYTLCFVVQPVGNRLPPLPEGYTAVLVPTSPVPASGMVILVPSEEVLPLEISVEEALKYVVSAGFLLPEKPQGPLTSLPRRAERPS from the coding sequence ATGCGGCTCCGCCAGCGCCTCATCACCGGTCTCGTCACGCTGCTTCCCCTCCTCGTCACCCTCTACCTCTTAGGTTGGGTCTACACCTACTCCGGCGCCTACATCCAGGCCTTCCTGCGCCTTTTCGGCCTCGAGGTGCCCCGGGCCTACCAGCCCTTCCTTCCCTTCGTGGGCCTCGTCCTCGCCGCGGTCCTGGTCTATTTGGTGGGGACCCTGGCGGAAAACTACCTGGGGAAGCGCCTCATCGTCTCCCTGGAGCGCTCCCTCCTCCTCCTCCCCATCGTCCGGGACATCTACAAGGCCGTCCAGCAGATCGCCCACACCCTCTTCGGCCACCAGGAGGTGAAGTTCAGCCGGGCGGCGGTGATTGAGTACCCCAGGCGTGGGCTTTACACCCTCTGCTTCGTGGTCCAGCCCGTGGGAAACCGCCTCCCCCCCCTGCCCGAGGGGTACACCGCCGTCCTCGTGCCCACAAGCCCGGTGCCCGCAAGCGGCATGGTGATCCTGGTCCCCTCGGAGGAGGTCCTCCCCCTGGAGATCAGCGTGGAGGAGGCCCTCAAGTACGTGGTCTCCGCGGGCTTCCTCCTCCCGGAAAAACCCCAAGGCCCCTTAACCTCCCTCCCACGAAGGGCGGAGCGGCCGTCCTAG
- the gyrA gene encoding DNA gyrase subunit A — translation MAQVLPVEITEELKQSFINYAMSVIVDRALPDVRDGLKPVQRRILFGAYQEGVLPGRKHVKSAKIVGEVMGKYHPHGDAAIYDALVRMAQPWNLRYPLMDGQGNFGSIDGDPPAAQRYTEARLSPIGAEMLLDIDKETVDFRPNYDGSLKEPEVLPAAIPNLLVNGASGIAVGMATSLPPHNLSEVVDALVAMIENPGITLEEVMRHLPGPDFPTGGKLSKKGIKEAYATGRGSLKVRAKVRVEEKGQRPVLVVTEIPYQVNKASLIAQIAALVKAKKIEDIVGLRDESDRQGLRIAIELKRGANPQVVLNQLYKHTALQTSFTVNLLAIVDGEPKVLSLLELMRHYLDHRKEVLRRKSLFELRKAEERAHILEGLLIALDHIDEVIALIRGSEDAPKARIALMERFGLSEAQAQAILDMRLQRLVALEREKLLEEYRGLMEEIARLKAILEDESRLLAEVKADLLRVKEKYGDERRTLITEFEETFNPEDLIEDEPMVITLTAQGFLKRLPLGSYRAQGRGGKGLLAGRTKEEDEATHVFVADAHDDLLLFTNRGRVYRLKVYELPEMGRQARGVHVKSLLPLSEDEEVAALLSVRGLDQEGYLVFATERGLVKRTALKEYQNLGQAGLIAIRLQEGDRLVGVALSDLEDEAILATQEGQAIRFPLEEVRATGRDTQGVIGLRFKKPEDRVVSLVVVKPGEMADLLSVSTRGYGKRTPLSEYPLQGRGGMGVITYAVSAKVGRLAALLKVRGGEDLLVLSRRGLAIRTPVAEIRQYSRATAGVKVMNLPEDDEVASAFVVEEEK, via the coding sequence ATGGCCCAGGTACTGCCTGTAGAAATCACCGAGGAACTCAAGCAGAGCTTCATCAACTACGCCATGTCCGTCATCGTGGACCGGGCCCTGCCCGACGTGCGGGACGGGCTCAAGCCGGTCCAGCGGCGGATCCTCTTCGGCGCCTACCAAGAAGGGGTCCTGCCGGGGCGCAAGCACGTGAAGAGCGCCAAGATCGTGGGCGAGGTCATGGGCAAGTACCACCCCCACGGGGACGCCGCCATCTACGACGCCCTGGTGCGCATGGCCCAGCCCTGGAACCTCCGCTACCCCCTCATGGACGGCCAGGGGAACTTCGGCTCCATAGACGGCGACCCCCCGGCGGCCCAGCGCTACACCGAGGCGAGGCTCTCCCCCATCGGGGCGGAGATGCTTTTGGACATAGACAAGGAGACGGTGGACTTCCGCCCCAACTACGATGGCTCCCTGAAAGAGCCCGAGGTCCTGCCCGCCGCCATCCCCAACCTCCTGGTGAACGGGGCGAGCGGCATCGCCGTGGGCATGGCCACGAGCCTCCCGCCCCACAACCTCTCCGAGGTGGTGGACGCCCTGGTGGCCATGATTGAGAACCCGGGGATCACCCTGGAAGAGGTCATGCGCCACCTCCCCGGCCCCGACTTCCCCACCGGGGGGAAGCTCTCCAAGAAGGGCATCAAGGAGGCCTACGCCACCGGGCGGGGAAGCCTCAAGGTGCGGGCCAAGGTGCGGGTGGAGGAGAAGGGGCAGAGGCCCGTCCTGGTGGTCACGGAGATCCCCTACCAGGTGAACAAGGCGAGCCTCATCGCCCAGATCGCCGCCTTGGTCAAGGCCAAGAAAATTGAGGACATCGTGGGCCTCCGGGACGAGTCCGACCGGCAAGGCCTGAGGATCGCCATTGAGCTCAAGCGGGGGGCCAACCCCCAGGTGGTCCTGAACCAGCTCTACAAGCACACCGCCCTCCAGACCTCCTTCACGGTGAACCTCCTCGCCATCGTGGACGGGGAGCCCAAGGTCCTCTCCCTCCTGGAGCTCATGCGCCACTACCTGGACCACCGCAAGGAGGTCCTAAGGCGCAAGAGCCTCTTTGAGCTGAGGAAGGCGGAGGAAAGAGCCCACATCCTGGAAGGGCTCCTCATCGCCCTGGACCACATTGACGAGGTCATCGCCCTGATCCGCGGCTCCGAGGACGCCCCCAAGGCCCGCATCGCTCTCATGGAGCGCTTTGGCCTAAGCGAGGCCCAGGCCCAGGCCATCCTGGACATGCGCCTCCAGCGCCTCGTGGCCCTGGAGCGGGAGAAGCTTTTGGAGGAGTACCGGGGGCTCATGGAGGAGATCGCCCGCCTGAAGGCGATCCTCGAGGACGAATCCCGCCTCCTCGCCGAGGTCAAGGCCGACCTCCTCCGGGTCAAGGAGAAGTACGGGGACGAACGGCGCACCCTCATCACCGAGTTTGAGGAGACCTTCAACCCCGAGGACCTGATTGAGGACGAGCCCATGGTCATCACCCTCACGGCCCAGGGCTTCCTCAAGCGCCTCCCCCTGGGGAGCTACCGGGCCCAGGGCCGGGGGGGGAAGGGGCTTCTGGCGGGCAGGACCAAGGAGGAAGACGAGGCCACCCACGTCTTCGTGGCCGACGCCCACGACGACCTCCTCCTCTTCACGAACCGGGGCCGGGTCTACCGCCTCAAGGTCTACGAGCTTCCCGAGATGGGCCGCCAGGCCCGGGGCGTCCACGTGAAAAGCCTCCTTCCCCTAAGCGAGGACGAGGAGGTGGCGGCCCTCCTCTCCGTGCGGGGCCTGGACCAGGAAGGGTACCTGGTCTTCGCCACCGAGCGGGGCCTCGTCAAGCGCACCGCCCTCAAGGAGTACCAAAACCTGGGCCAGGCGGGCCTCATCGCCATAAGGCTCCAGGAGGGGGACCGCCTGGTGGGGGTGGCCCTCTCCGACCTCGAGGACGAGGCCATCCTGGCCACCCAAGAGGGCCAGGCCATCCGCTTCCCCCTGGAGGAGGTGCGGGCCACGGGCCGGGACACCCAAGGGGTGATCGGCCTCCGCTTCAAGAAGCCCGAGGACCGCGTGGTCTCCCTGGTGGTGGTGAAGCCCGGGGAGATGGCGGACCTCCTCTCCGTGAGCACCCGGGGCTACGGCAAGCGCACCCCCCTCTCCGAGTACCCCCTCCAGGGCCGGGGCGGGATGGGGGTCATCACCTACGCCGTCTCCGCCAAGGTGGGCCGCCTCGCCGCCCTCCTCAAGGTCCGGGGTGGGGAGGACCTCCTGGTCCTCTCCCGTAGGGGCCTCGCCATCCGCACCCCCGTGGCCGAGATCCGGCAGTACTCCCGGGCCACCGCCGGGGTCAAGGTGATGAACCTCCCGGAGGACGACGAGGTGGCGAGCGCCTTCGTGGTGGAGGAGGAGAAGTGA
- the aroQ gene encoding type II 3-dehydroquinate dehydratase: MVLILNGPNLNLLGRREPEVYGRTTLEELEALCEAWGAELGLGVVFRQTNYEGQLIEWVQQAHQEGFLAIVLNPGALTHYSYALLDAIRAQPLPVVEVHLTNLHAREPFRQHSVTASACRGVVSGFGPLSYKLALVYLAETLEVGGEGF; the protein is encoded by the coding sequence ATGGTCCTCATCCTGAACGGACCCAACCTGAACCTTCTGGGCAGGCGGGAACCCGAGGTCTACGGGCGCACCACCTTGGAGGAGCTCGAGGCCCTCTGCGAGGCCTGGGGAGCGGAGCTCGGCCTCGGGGTGGTCTTCCGCCAGACGAACTACGAGGGCCAGCTCATTGAGTGGGTGCAGCAGGCCCACCAAGAGGGGTTTTTGGCCATCGTCCTCAACCCCGGGGCGCTCACCCACTACTCCTACGCCCTCCTGGACGCCATCCGCGCCCAACCCCTCCCCGTGGTGGAGGTCCACCTCACCAACCTCCACGCCCGGGAGCCCTTCCGCCAGCACTCCGTCACCGCCTCGGCCTGCCGGGGCGTGGTCTCCGGCTTCGGGCCCCTCTCCTACAAGCTGGCCCTGGTCTACCTGGCGGAAACCCTGGAGGTAGGGGGCGAAGGTTTCTGA
- a CDS encoding nucleotidyl transferase AbiEii/AbiGii toxin family protein codes for MTPDMLDFLRALHQEGARFLVIGGYALAFFGRPRFTKDLDLWVDAEEAPRVLAAIRRFFGGDDLGLTVEDLASPGVVQLGYAPNRIDLVILETPPFDEAFARALKHEVEGVQVYVVHPEDFKALKRAFGRPVDLRDLEELE; via the coding sequence ATGACCCCGGACATGCTGGACTTCCTCCGGGCCCTGCACCAAGAGGGGGCCCGGTTCCTGGTCATCGGCGGGTACGCCCTGGCCTTCTTTGGGCGGCCTCGCTTCACCAAGGACCTGGACCTCTGGGTGGACGCGGAGGAAGCCCCGAGGGTCCTCGCCGCCATCCGCCGCTTCTTCGGAGGGGATGACCTGGGCCTCACCGTGGAGGACCTGGCAAGCCCCGGCGTGGTCCAGCTGGGCTACGCCCCCAACCGCATTGACCTGGTGATCCTGGAAACGCCCCCCTTTGACGAGGCCTTCGCCCGGGCCCTGAAGCACGAGGTGGAAGGCGTCCAAGTCTACGTGGTCCACCCCGAGGACTTCAAGGCCCTCAAGCGAGCCTTCGGGCGGCCCGTGGACCTCAGGGACTTGGAGGAGCTGGAATGA
- a CDS encoding response regulator transcription factor → MKRILLIEDDPEVARLVEAELKEAGFQVDWAKTGMEGLIRHREGKPDLVVLDLGLPDLDGAEVARRIRATDDAPILVLTAQDAVDRKVSLLTGGADDYLVKPFHPAELLARIQVQLRHKEGSEVLAVGQLELYPRKRQVFFREREVRLSPKEFDLLHLLMSRPGRVFPRPEIEERVWGRPLGKDSNVLDVHMANLRAKLREAGAYGYLRTVRGVGYAVRPGRKEEEEG, encoded by the coding sequence ATGAAGCGGATCCTCCTCATAGAGGACGACCCCGAGGTGGCCCGGCTCGTGGAGGCTGAGCTTAAGGAGGCGGGCTTCCAGGTGGACTGGGCCAAGACGGGGATGGAGGGGCTGATCCGGCACCGGGAGGGCAAGCCCGACCTCGTGGTCCTGGACCTCGGCCTCCCCGACCTGGACGGGGCGGAGGTGGCGCGGAGGATCCGAGCCACGGACGACGCCCCCATCCTCGTCCTCACGGCCCAGGATGCGGTGGACCGCAAGGTGAGCCTCCTCACGGGCGGGGCCGACGACTACCTGGTGAAGCCCTTCCACCCGGCGGAGCTCCTGGCCCGCATCCAGGTGCAGCTTAGGCACAAGGAGGGGAGCGAGGTCCTCGCCGTGGGCCAGCTGGAGCTCTACCCCAGGAAGCGCCAGGTCTTCTTCCGGGAGCGGGAGGTCCGCCTCTCCCCCAAAGAGTTTGACCTCCTCCACCTCCTCATGAGCCGGCCCGGACGGGTCTTCCCCCGCCCCGAGATTGAGGAACGGGTCTGGGGCAGGCCCTTGGGCAAGGACTCCAACGTCCTGGACGTTCACATGGCCAACCTCCGGGCCAAGCTCCGGGAGGCGGGGGCCTACGGGTACCTGCGCACGGTCCGGGGCGTGGGCTACGCCGTGCGGCCGGGAAGAAAGGAGGAGGAGGAAGGCTAG
- the cutA gene encoding divalent-cation tolerance protein CutA, whose product MEEVVLITVPSEEVARSIAKALVEERLAACVNIVPGLTSIYRWQGEVVEDRELLLLVKTTTHAFPRLKERVKALHPYTVPEIIALPIAEGHGPYLDWLRENTG is encoded by the coding sequence ATGGAAGAGGTGGTGCTCATCACGGTGCCGAGCGAGGAGGTGGCGAGGAGCATCGCCAAGGCCCTAGTGGAGGAGCGCTTGGCCGCCTGCGTGAACATCGTCCCCGGCCTCACCTCCATCTACCGCTGGCAAGGGGAGGTGGTGGAGGACCGGGAGCTTCTCCTCCTCGTCAAGACCACCACCCACGCCTTCCCTAGGCTCAAGGAGAGGGTCAAGGCCCTCCACCCCTACACCGTGCCCGAGATCATCGCCCTGCCCATCGCCGAGGGGCATGGCCCCTACCTGGACTGGCTCCGGGAGAACACGGGATGA